Part of the Apodemus sylvaticus chromosome 15, mApoSyl1.1, whole genome shotgun sequence genome is shown below.
TAAAGACAGTCTGCGACTACAGAATCCATCACACTCATTCCTCTCCTGCCTAAGTCTTCCACTCCTGACATCATGTACTACACCGACTTTGAGGGCTCTGTCTTCCCAGGATGCTACTGGGGCAGCTATGGCTACCCTCTGGGGTACAGTGTTGGCTGTGGCTTTGGTAGCACCTACTCTCCAGTTGGTTATGGCCTTGGCTATGGCTACAATGGCTGTGGGGCCTACAGAAGATACTGGCCATATGCTCTCTACTGATTTGCTGATCCCCCAGgcactgatccatctcttcatGAAGGCTCTCCGGCACCTCCAGGTTCCAGCGTCACCTCCTTCATCCTTCTTTCTTTGTCAACTTCTTCCAAGGAGCCATTTTTCAGATCTTACGACTTAGTCTCAAACAAGGAACTGAAAATCTAGATGATGCCTCACTCTGCCTTTCCTGGATGCTCTTTATTTGGGACTTTTCCAGAAGCTTGGCAACCATTGTGGCATGTACTGCTTTTGAATATTTCAAGACTCTCATGATTCCCTGTCATGGTGAAGTTGTGGATGTGCCTGTCAAATTCTCAATAAATTTGTCTGAGCATGCATAACATTTCACTTCTTGAGTGGAGTTTCCTTTCTTGGTATGTGCACATTTTCTGATATATTCAGTGGGGGAGGGAAGCAGGTTTAATTTTAATCACTTAGCCTTAGGAATTTTGAAGAGCCAAATTGTCCTTGATCTTGTGTGATAAATTGGCAAGAGGGCGGTTACTATCCTGAAAAGAGCATGGAAGCTGGACTGGAATAAGAGAGCAAAGAGGGTTTTTATGAGTCTGACATCGTTCACATCAGGGTTACATTGTATGGTATCCCTCTTCCATCTCaccatctctgccttcctctaAGTAAACCAGCACAGGAGAAACTTCCACAGTTATTCTGTGTTAGTGTAGATGAAACTCATTGTCATCTGTCTCCCAGGGAATAACGATTGCAGAATTGAGCACCGTGTCCCCTCTTTAAGGACTCTGGAGCATTAAGTAATAGAGAAGTAATAGAAACACATCCTTTGAGAGTCTCAGATTCTGTTAAGTGAAGTGATAAATCCCCTGTATCAAATCATCTTAGATGTCTCCTTTATAGCTTAGAGGCACCCAGGTTAGAGACAATGATGGGAAACTTCTTAATCTTTGAAGAATCAATATCAGGTGGTGAGCTCCACTATTAAAAGATACGAGCTATAACAAATGAGTATCTCTGAAGATATATTAGCCTTTCTCTATGCCCCATTAGAGAAGAGAGCAATAGCTCTTTTATAAGACATGTTGAAAACATCTCAATCCTCCTGTTGGAAACACTTTGGGTATGATACAAATATTCTAAGCATTGGACAATTTGGCTGAATGCTACATTTTCACTGAATATGTGGAAACAATTTTACTGCATATTATTCAGCTGAACATGTAAAAACTGGAGAGATCATTTAAGAAGATGATTTTCTTCAACATATTCCATCTAATAAATCTATTTCAGCAAACACCAAGTTCAGGAATACCTAGCAGCACAtcacttttcatttaaaaacaatggaCATCATTACAGTCAATGCAGTCCTCAGTTCAAAACCTCCATATAGTTACAATGTTAACTCATGCTAAGAACTATGATTTAGCTAAACCTACAAATTAGAATAGAGAtagaaacaagaccaactaattaGAATGAGGAAATATATTGATTTGGAATGATGACTGACTGCTATAAAATTTTGAGGCTCACCAGATATCAGATATCATCTAATTCAATGCTACTAAAGCATAAGTATGCAGGAAAGTAGCTTGCATATCTGATGTGAAATGTAAATTCTCATGCCTCATCTTCAGGGATTCTGATTTGGTATTCATTTGGATAGGGTTCAGGGATTCTGAAACTTCTAGTTAACACCTCAGGGATTCTAGAGGTGATGTCACACCCATACTTTAAGGGACACTGTTTTGGTGCTAttctacatgcatacacatgcatcccatgattatatacacatgcacaaatatacacacatatacacagactatCATCTCTTTGCCTATCATCTACTTGTCTATATATCTttaatgtatctatctatctatctatctatctatctatctatctatctatctatcatctatttatcgcCTATGTGTTACCTAGGTATCTATgctctatgtatctatatatttatttatgtatttattatctattatctaaCACATATGTGTCTATGATCTACaaatctatgtatttatttatgcatttattattatctatttattatctatgcatttttctatctatctatctatatctatcatctatctatcatctattatttgTCTGCCTAtctcatctatttatcatctatctatctatctatcattaattatctttcatctat
Proteins encoded:
- the LOC127665576 gene encoding keratin-associated protein 8-1 produces the protein MYYTDFEGSVFPGCYWGSYGYPLGYSVGCGFGSTYSPVGYGLGYGYNGCGAYRRYWPYALY